In the genome of Qipengyuania seohaensis, one region contains:
- a CDS encoding RES family NAD+ phosphorylase, protein MTSDLGEQQRLEELADSAKPDLPKSAHGLHYLLASPFRYGHTVASRFRRANEGPGIFYASEAEGTAITETAYWRLKFYSRSPGFVPGNRTSEHLSFSVAVSVTRLTDTTRPPLEADAQRWLDPDDYSHCQDLAASVREAGGQAIRARSAREPDGMNLALLDPAGFAKSEPDHGRGWHLRHEGDRLTAIAAFPHAEVLAFTPGQFGLPERS, encoded by the coding sequence TTGACCTCAGATCTTGGCGAGCAACAGCGGCTTGAGGAACTGGCAGATAGCGCAAAGCCCGACCTTCCGAAGTCCGCGCACGGGTTGCACTATCTCCTCGCTTCACCCTTTCGCTATGGCCACACGGTTGCCAGCCGCTTTCGCCGGGCAAACGAGGGACCCGGGATTTTCTACGCCAGCGAAGCCGAAGGCACCGCTATCACCGAGACCGCCTATTGGCGGCTCAAATTCTACAGCCGCTCGCCGGGGTTCGTTCCGGGCAACCGGACAAGCGAGCATCTGAGCTTTTCCGTAGCCGTATCGGTCACGCGGTTGACCGATACGACCAGGCCGCCGCTTGAGGCCGATGCCCAGCGATGGCTTGACCCGGACGACTATTCGCATTGCCAGGACCTTGCCGCTTCGGTGCGCGAGGCGGGGGGTCAGGCCATCCGGGCACGGTCCGCGCGGGAGCCGGACGGTATGAACCTGGCACTGCTCGATCCGGCCGGCTTTGCGAAATCGGAACCGGATCACGGTCGGGGGTGGCACTTGCGCCACGAGGGAGATCGACTAACCGCGATCGCGGCTTTCCCGCATGCGGAAGTGCTTGCCTTCACGCCGGGCCAGTTCGGCCTCCCGGAGCGCTCCTGA
- a CDS encoding MbcA/ParS/Xre antitoxin family protein, whose protein sequence is MATKPLELQPDDGKVLTSAIARIAEFWGLTNPKLGAILGVSESTASRLRSGKAQLDPASKSFEAAQFLLRLFRSLDALLGSDDMSARAWLTTANLDLDARPIDLVDSFKGLITVCDYVDAHRARV, encoded by the coding sequence ATGGCGACGAAGCCACTCGAATTGCAGCCCGATGATGGAAAGGTCCTCACCTCTGCTATCGCGCGCATTGCGGAGTTCTGGGGCCTCACCAACCCCAAGCTTGGTGCAATCCTGGGGGTGTCGGAATCGACGGCCTCGCGCCTGCGCTCGGGCAAGGCACAGCTCGACCCTGCATCGAAGTCCTTCGAAGCTGCTCAGTTCCTCCTGCGGCTATTCCGCTCGCTCGATGCTCTGCTCGGGAGCGATGACATGTCTGCGCGCGCGTGGCTGACGACCGCCAATCTCGATCTCGATGCGCGCCCGATCGATCTCGTCGACAGCTTCAAGGGTCTCATTACCGTTTGCGACTATGTGGACGCCCACCGCGCTCGCGTCTGA
- a CDS encoding ArdC family protein → MTKSRRTASVSPAGRITAAIIEKLEQGTKPWVKPWRGLPLSRPLRSCGTPYRGMNTFWLWMVADACGYASPYWMTYRQCQTLGGQVRKGEKSTIAIFYKSYTKEVENAEGGQDTESRRVLKAYSVFNADQCDGLPAFYHPKPLVAALEPEGREERLDAFFARIEADLRHHGAQAYYEPLRDRITIPPAELFEAYDHYYSTLAHELSHWTGHSSRLDRDLKNRFGSDAYAAEELIAELSSAILGAELGLPVTHLDNHASYIASWLKILKSDERAILTAAAKAEEAATLLLELGGLQTCEGETDVDLASAA, encoded by the coding sequence ATGACCAAGTCCCGCCGCACCGCTTCAGTTTCTCCAGCCGGGCGCATCACTGCTGCCATCATTGAAAAGCTGGAGCAGGGCACCAAACCCTGGGTCAAGCCGTGGCGTGGCTTGCCGCTTTCTCGCCCGCTGCGCTCCTGCGGGACACCGTATCGCGGCATGAATACCTTCTGGCTCTGGATGGTAGCCGATGCCTGCGGATACGCCTCTCCCTACTGGATGACATACCGCCAATGCCAGACGCTTGGAGGTCAGGTCCGCAAAGGCGAGAAATCGACCATTGCGATCTTTTACAAAAGCTACACCAAGGAGGTCGAAAACGCCGAAGGCGGTCAGGACACGGAGAGCAGGCGCGTGCTGAAGGCCTATTCAGTCTTCAATGCCGACCAATGCGATGGCCTTCCCGCATTCTACCATCCGAAGCCACTGGTTGCCGCGCTTGAACCCGAAGGCCGCGAAGAGCGGCTCGATGCTTTCTTCGCCCGGATCGAGGCAGACCTGCGGCATCACGGAGCCCAGGCATACTATGAGCCGCTGCGCGACCGCATAACCATACCGCCCGCCGAGCTTTTCGAAGCCTACGACCACTACTATTCGACACTCGCGCATGAGCTGTCGCACTGGACCGGCCATTCCTCGCGGCTCGATCGCGATCTCAAGAACCGTTTCGGTAGCGATGCTTATGCTGCCGAAGAACTGATCGCCGAACTGTCCTCAGCCATTCTCGGGGCAGAGTTGGGTCTTCCAGTCACTCACCTCGATAATCATGCGAGCTACATCGCGTCTTGGCTCAAGATCCTCAAATCGGACGAGCGCGCGATCCTGACCGCGGCTGCAAAGGCCGAGGAGGCAGCCACGTTGTTGCTCGAACTGGGTGGACTTCAAACATGTGAAGGCGAGACCGACGTCGATCTTGCTAGTGCAGCCTAA
- a CDS encoding ParB/RepB/Spo0J family partition protein, translated as MIQSIPLKKLVPSPRNVRKSSDVLADLQLRADIAARGLLQNLVVRKAKRGKFEVEAGGRRLAQLQALAEEGTLPKNHEVTCLVIEGEESEVREASLAENFQRLAMNPADEAQAFAAIIEAGASTEDVARRFGLTVRFVEGRLRLAGLAPCIFEALAEGAITLDMAKAYGAISDIDRQAHVYAELQDAWYQITPDTIRRMVLDATVRGSDPRAVLVGRDAYLAAGGRIERELFDDEASESWIDVALLEDLAQKSMDDAAKMVAEEHGLAWVRPTLGNYVSHDLVEGLNRLPCEPAPLTEDEARELSDLEADYDRTAAILEDEDSDESEIAKAEEELVSIDRAMRDLNDRPPVLADELKSEAGAFLVLSRNGEPALVPQFYTEVEVVNADDGAVEPVDAGADTKRKSGALSHRLLDELAMQRRDILAIHLANDPALALDFMVFTLADADGHDWRAKKASTLVGSVASGPVAGFEAKDAPASAALAEFAASLDESWRSGETDVERFERFRALSDEARSAWLGHVVSRTLVASLACEGDRSAPLHEILGSLLEIETAHWWRPTAANYFDRVAKARTLEALDAAGGPELVSRYAGSKKAELASAAERIFSGNFIGEADVKTRAGAWVPEIMRFGSSEAPVENEAADPTEDEAANEIAEQAA; from the coding sequence ATGATCCAGTCTATTCCCTTGAAGAAGCTCGTCCCAAGCCCCCGCAATGTGCGCAAGTCGAGCGACGTTCTTGCAGACCTGCAGCTGCGTGCGGACATTGCCGCGCGCGGCCTCTTACAGAACCTCGTCGTGCGAAAAGCCAAGCGCGGCAAGTTCGAAGTCGAGGCCGGTGGTCGCCGTCTGGCTCAGCTCCAAGCGCTGGCCGAGGAAGGCACGCTTCCCAAGAACCACGAGGTTACTTGCCTTGTTATCGAAGGCGAGGAAAGCGAGGTTCGCGAAGCGAGCCTTGCTGAGAACTTCCAGCGCCTTGCGATGAACCCGGCCGACGAGGCGCAGGCTTTCGCCGCTATCATCGAAGCGGGAGCCAGCACCGAAGACGTGGCCCGCCGGTTTGGTCTCACGGTCCGCTTTGTCGAGGGTCGTCTGCGACTGGCGGGTCTCGCACCCTGTATCTTTGAAGCGCTCGCCGAAGGCGCGATCACGCTCGACATGGCCAAGGCCTATGGGGCGATTTCAGACATCGACCGCCAGGCACACGTCTATGCCGAACTGCAGGATGCCTGGTATCAGATCACGCCTGATACGATCCGCCGCATGGTGCTTGATGCCACTGTTCGTGGCTCCGATCCGCGCGCGGTTCTGGTCGGGCGCGATGCCTACCTTGCTGCAGGAGGCCGAATCGAACGCGAACTGTTCGACGACGAAGCCAGCGAGAGCTGGATCGATGTCGCGCTGCTCGAAGACCTGGCCCAGAAATCGATGGATGATGCTGCGAAAATGGTCGCTGAAGAACACGGACTTGCTTGGGTGCGACCGACGCTTGGGAACTATGTCAGCCACGATCTCGTCGAAGGCCTCAATCGGCTCCCATGCGAACCGGCTCCGCTGACCGAAGACGAGGCCCGCGAGCTGAGCGACCTTGAAGCCGACTACGATCGGACGGCCGCCATCCTCGAGGATGAGGACAGCGACGAAAGCGAGATCGCCAAGGCGGAAGAAGAACTGGTCTCGATCGACCGCGCGATGCGCGATCTCAACGACCGACCGCCGGTGCTTGCCGATGAGCTCAAGTCGGAGGCTGGAGCGTTCCTCGTGCTCTCTCGCAATGGCGAACCGGCATTGGTGCCGCAATTCTACACCGAAGTTGAAGTCGTCAACGCTGATGACGGAGCAGTCGAACCAGTGGATGCTGGGGCTGATACCAAGCGCAAGAGCGGCGCCCTTTCCCACCGTCTGCTCGACGAGCTCGCGATGCAGCGCCGCGACATCCTGGCGATCCACCTGGCCAACGATCCCGCGCTTGCGCTCGACTTCATGGTCTTCACGCTCGCGGATGCCGATGGGCATGACTGGCGCGCGAAGAAGGCATCGACGCTGGTCGGCTCGGTAGCATCGGGACCGGTGGCCGGCTTCGAGGCGAAGGACGCCCCAGCGAGCGCTGCGCTTGCCGAATTTGCCGCCTCGCTCGACGAAAGCTGGCGCTCCGGTGAGACGGATGTCGAGCGGTTCGAACGCTTCCGCGCATTGAGCGATGAAGCACGTTCGGCCTGGCTCGGCCATGTCGTATCCCGCACGCTGGTCGCTAGCCTTGCGTGTGAAGGCGATCGCTCGGCGCCGCTGCACGAGATACTCGGGTCGCTGCTCGAGATCGAGACGGCGCATTGGTGGCGGCCAACGGCGGCGAACTATTTCGATCGTGTGGCGAAGGCGCGCACGCTCGAAGCGCTCGATGCAGCAGGCGGCCCCGAACTCGTCAGCCGCTATGCAGGCTCGAAGAAGGCAGAACTGGCGAGCGCAGCCGAGCGTATCTTCTCCGGCAATTTCATCGGCGAGGCGGATGTGAAGACGCGAGCGGGAGCTTGGGTGCCCGAGATCATGCGCTTCGGTTCATCTGAGGCACCGGTCGAGAATGAAGCCGCGGACCCGACCGAAGACGAGGCCGCGAACGAAATTGCCGAGCAGGCTGCCTGA
- a CDS encoding strawberry notch family protein, whose translation MFQSDFFPDRETSSTIPLAFAIGDQIAQRLANGSHLTRRDIAQLFAAQTGAQEWGSAWTIDGYNNAVEIGALLWLREFSRVDLDTGFHEAAARFDWLDAALPPRHVRSETQVELQQFSTPPILGWLMAKAASLGTRDHILEPSAGNGALALWGDVRNCSMTLNEIDRARRDALAHIFPRARLSAHDGELIAELAKGPSPTVILINPPFARSRERGVDGRTAMRHLRSALRICAPGGRLVAILPDGFDALAFVEDQEQASLLLNIRLSGAFSRSGTGIAVRMVVIEKAALQDASTIAGDLADLAELHSCLAKLPDRAPRQPNIHRLPVRSVATSADGAVWRKPIAPFVTGAAQKSAAVALDYQALDEPAPVPEQAGIYLPYRPSRVIMQDAAVHPTPLVESVAMGSVAAPVPKVRPLLPANWQEGKLLSAAQCETLIYACEAFARDLPGQFRPSEQGTTVELAEDGHFYRQGFFLGDGTGAGKGRQIASVMMDRWLSGERRHVWITKNEALLEDARRDWEALGGLPLDIQPLSRWKLGSPVTMAEGILFVTYPTLRSGRAEDTRLDQILDWAAEQFEGVIAFDEAHAMANALGSSSTRGNVKGSEQGMAGLRLQNHLPRARVLYASATGASDIANLGYTARLGLWGPESSFPTHEAFMTEIRAGGVAAMELVARDLKAQGLYLARALSFAGVEYEILEHQLTEAQVRIYDAYAKAWAIIHRNLDEALEATRVVDEDSGDTLNRNAKAAALSIFEGTKQRFFAQLLLSMKLPSLIPAMEASLGDDHSVVVQLVSTAEAMLDRRLADLSDEKREALDIDLSPREYVIDYLAKSFPVRLMQVFTDEEGNLRSEAMSDEHGKPVLCSRAIAARDALIEQLCALPPIATALDAIIEHFGTEAVAEVTGRTRRLVLGRDGQQRLERRSASANVAEAQCFMDGAKRILVFSDAGGTGRSYHADLDAQNQQRRVHFLLEPGWRADNAIQGLGRTNRTNQASAPLFRPVTTDVKGERRFISTIARRLDALGALTRGQRQTGGQNLFDPADNLESDYAKDALSRWFYLLYDGKLEAVGFGDFVERTGLKLENPDGGLSDNLPTIQRWLNRILALPIALQNGIFEEYLGLVEARVEAAREAGTLDLGLETVRVESFSVLSDDVLRTDAVSGAETRLVSLEVKRQLRPLRFKRLVRMQEIGSPQAIPLRNARSGKVALSVPARRLIADDGAVIERRRLLRPLQSVNWTLEALGESLWEEVGVTEFSQLWTQEEDAAAASPVTERVHLATGLLLPVWKRLPGDHVRVTRLAAEHGSSIIGREVLDIDLAKIAETFGLKGVSGPDPAELGKLVLTSGTPQSFASHDALTVKRSLVGGEQRLELTGYAPERLDWYKTKGCFTEIIRYRTRLFVPVSKASSVLPAIAA comes from the coding sequence ATGTTCCAGTCAGACTTTTTCCCAGACCGCGAGACATCGAGCACAATTCCGCTCGCTTTCGCAATCGGTGACCAAATTGCCCAGCGACTTGCGAATGGAAGCCATCTCACCCGACGTGACATTGCCCAGCTCTTCGCCGCTCAAACCGGCGCACAGGAATGGGGCAGTGCGTGGACGATCGACGGCTATAACAACGCGGTCGAGATCGGGGCCTTGCTCTGGCTTCGCGAATTCTCACGCGTCGACCTCGATACAGGCTTCCACGAGGCCGCAGCGCGTTTCGATTGGCTCGATGCAGCCTTGCCGCCTCGCCACGTGCGCAGCGAGACCCAGGTCGAGCTTCAGCAGTTTTCGACGCCGCCGATCCTTGGATGGCTGATGGCCAAGGCCGCGTCCCTTGGCACGCGCGATCACATTCTCGAACCGTCAGCCGGGAATGGCGCGCTTGCTCTCTGGGGTGACGTTCGAAATTGTTCGATGACGCTCAACGAGATCGATCGCGCGCGTCGCGATGCGCTCGCGCATATCTTCCCTCGTGCTCGTCTATCAGCACATGATGGCGAGTTGATCGCCGAACTCGCCAAAGGTCCGAGCCCCACCGTCATCCTGATCAACCCTCCGTTCGCCCGAAGCCGCGAGCGGGGCGTCGATGGCCGCACGGCAATGCGCCACTTGCGCAGTGCGCTGCGGATTTGCGCTCCAGGAGGTCGCCTCGTCGCCATTCTCCCAGACGGCTTTGATGCCTTGGCTTTTGTCGAAGACCAGGAACAGGCTTCGCTGCTGCTCAACATCCGGCTGTCGGGCGCATTCTCACGAAGCGGAACCGGGATCGCGGTCAGAATGGTGGTCATCGAGAAGGCGGCTCTTCAGGACGCCTCCACGATCGCGGGGGATCTCGCCGATCTCGCCGAACTTCATTCCTGCCTGGCGAAGCTGCCCGATCGCGCGCCGAGGCAACCGAACATCCATCGCCTTCCGGTACGTTCGGTTGCGACCTCGGCAGACGGCGCTGTTTGGCGCAAGCCGATTGCTCCTTTCGTGACTGGAGCCGCCCAGAAAAGCGCGGCAGTCGCGCTCGACTATCAAGCCCTGGACGAGCCCGCGCCCGTTCCCGAGCAGGCAGGTATCTACCTGCCTTACCGACCGAGCCGCGTCATCATGCAGGATGCTGCCGTTCACCCGACACCGCTCGTAGAATCGGTTGCGATGGGCTCGGTCGCGGCACCGGTGCCGAAAGTGCGCCCCTTGCTTCCCGCGAACTGGCAGGAGGGCAAACTGCTCTCGGCCGCACAGTGCGAAACACTGATCTACGCTTGCGAGGCATTCGCCCGCGACCTTCCCGGGCAATTCCGTCCAAGCGAACAAGGAACGACGGTCGAACTCGCGGAGGACGGTCACTTCTACCGCCAGGGTTTTTTCCTCGGTGACGGCACGGGCGCAGGCAAGGGTCGCCAGATCGCGAGCGTCATGATGGATCGCTGGCTCTCGGGCGAACGCCGTCACGTCTGGATCACCAAGAACGAGGCATTGCTCGAAGATGCGCGCCGCGATTGGGAAGCGCTTGGGGGACTCCCACTCGACATCCAGCCGCTCTCCCGATGGAAACTCGGAAGTCCGGTGACGATGGCCGAGGGTATCCTGTTCGTAACCTATCCAACGCTTCGCTCGGGACGCGCCGAGGACACAAGGCTCGATCAGATCCTCGACTGGGCCGCCGAGCAATTCGAAGGCGTGATTGCCTTCGACGAAGCGCATGCCATGGCCAATGCGCTCGGCTCTTCCTCGACCCGCGGCAATGTCAAAGGATCGGAGCAAGGGATGGCAGGTCTCAGGCTTCAGAACCATCTGCCGCGAGCACGTGTTCTGTACGCTTCCGCGACCGGCGCATCGGACATTGCCAATCTCGGCTACACGGCCCGCCTTGGGCTATGGGGGCCCGAATCCTCGTTTCCAACGCATGAGGCATTCATGACCGAGATCCGCGCCGGCGGCGTGGCAGCGATGGAACTTGTCGCCCGCGATCTCAAGGCCCAGGGACTCTACCTTGCCCGTGCGTTGTCGTTTGCGGGGGTCGAATACGAGATCCTCGAACATCAGCTCACAGAAGCGCAGGTGCGGATCTACGATGCCTATGCCAAGGCCTGGGCGATCATTCACCGCAATCTCGATGAAGCGCTCGAAGCCACAAGGGTGGTCGACGAGGACAGCGGTGATACGCTCAACCGCAACGCCAAAGCCGCGGCGCTCTCAATCTTCGAAGGTACCAAGCAGCGCTTCTTTGCGCAGCTTCTGCTCTCGATGAAACTGCCAAGCCTGATCCCTGCCATGGAAGCATCGCTTGGCGATGACCATTCGGTGGTCGTGCAGCTGGTCTCGACCGCCGAAGCGATGCTCGACCGGCGCCTGGCCGATCTCTCGGACGAGAAGCGAGAAGCGCTCGATATCGATCTCTCTCCGCGCGAATATGTCATCGACTATCTCGCGAAGAGCTTCCCCGTGCGCCTAATGCAGGTCTTCACTGACGAGGAAGGCAATCTGCGATCCGAAGCGATGAGCGACGAGCACGGCAAGCCCGTTCTCTGCTCGCGTGCCATCGCAGCTCGCGACGCACTGATCGAGCAGCTTTGCGCTTTGCCCCCTATCGCCACTGCACTTGATGCCATCATCGAGCACTTCGGGACCGAGGCCGTGGCGGAAGTCACGGGCCGCACCCGCAGATTGGTCTTAGGGCGCGACGGTCAGCAGCGGCTTGAACGTCGAAGCGCAAGCGCCAATGTCGCTGAAGCACAGTGCTTCATGGATGGAGCGAAACGTATTCTGGTCTTCTCGGACGCAGGAGGTACGGGCCGATCCTATCACGCCGACCTTGATGCCCAAAACCAGCAGCGGCGCGTCCATTTCCTCCTCGAACCGGGCTGGCGGGCGGACAACGCGATCCAGGGTCTTGGCCGGACAAACCGCACCAACCAGGCTTCTGCGCCGCTGTTCCGCCCGGTTACTACCGACGTGAAGGGCGAACGCCGCTTCATCTCGACCATTGCGCGAAGGCTCGACGCATTGGGCGCTCTCACACGCGGCCAGCGTCAGACCGGCGGTCAGAACCTGTTCGATCCTGCCGACAATCTCGAGAGCGATTATGCGAAAGACGCGCTCTCGCGCTGGTTCTACTTGCTTTACGATGGAAAACTCGAGGCAGTCGGTTTCGGGGACTTCGTCGAGCGAACCGGCCTCAAGCTCGAGAACCCCGACGGCGGGTTGAGCGACAATCTTCCCACCATCCAACGCTGGCTCAACCGCATACTTGCGCTCCCGATCGCACTGCAGAACGGCATCTTCGAAGAGTATCTCGGACTTGTTGAAGCGCGGGTCGAAGCAGCCCGAGAGGCTGGTACTCTCGATCTAGGTCTGGAAACGGTCCGCGTCGAAAGCTTCTCGGTGCTATCCGATGATGTGCTCCGCACCGATGCTGTCTCTGGCGCCGAAACCCGCCTCGTTTCGCTCGAAGTGAAACGCCAATTGCGTCCGCTGCGCTTCAAACGTCTCGTGAGGATGCAAGAGATCGGATCACCCCAGGCCATTCCCCTGCGCAATGCGCGCTCGGGCAAGGTGGCCTTGTCAGTTCCGGCGCGGCGCCTCATCGCCGATGATGGCGCGGTGATCGAACGCCGTCGCCTGTTGCGCCCGCTTCAATCGGTCAACTGGACGCTCGAGGCGCTTGGAGAAAGCTTGTGGGAAGAGGTCGGCGTGACCGAGTTTTCCCAGCTGTGGACACAGGAAGAAGACGCCGCAGCTGCTTCGCCGGTCACTGAACGAGTGCATCTGGCGACTGGACTGCTTCTTCCGGTCTGGAAGCGGCTGCCTGGCGACCATGTCCGCGTCACCCGCCTTGCCGCCGAGCACGGGAGCTCGATTATCGGACGCGAAGTCCTTGATATCGACCTTGCCAAGATCGCCGAGACATTCGGCTTGAAGGGTGTGTCCGGCCCCGATCCGGCTGAGCTCGGAAAACTGGTCCTGACAAGCGGAACGCCCCAGTCGTTCGCAAGTCATGACGCTCTGACCGTCAAGCGCTCTCTGGTCGGCGGCGAGCAGCGCCTCGAACTCACCGGCTACGCCCCCGAACGCCTCGACTGGTACAAGACCAAGGGCTGTTTCACAGAGATCATTCGTTACCGCACGCGCCTTTTCGTCCCCGTGTCGAAGGCATCCTCTGTTCTCCCGGCCATTGCGGCCTGA
- a CDS encoding DUF7146 domain-containing protein: MSVSNSTLSRPSLEETARKLCESRGGKWSGTKGMARCPAHDDRTPSLGVTLGRKAILLHCFAGCDQASVLAALAREGIETSALFSGSSDEFPIQPSYSNKPSAAALRIWRDARPLQRTPAKVYLEGRDILATSHALRFHPRTPLGPKGRARFLPAMIAAVSLDEGPIAVHRTFLSHSGHTQASFAKPKRALGSLGEAAVRLFAPAEGRLGLAEGIESAMSAYALTGIPTWATLGNERFGLVAIPESVSDLHLFVDHDAGGDLAAERGRGAYLREGRHIQVRRPNSRGTDWNDELQSWLRRKACR, encoded by the coding sequence ATGTCCGTTTCGAACTCAACCCTTTCCCGACCTTCGCTTGAGGAAACCGCTCGCAAGCTCTGCGAAAGCCGCGGCGGCAAGTGGTCTGGCACCAAGGGCATGGCACGTTGCCCTGCACACGACGATCGCACGCCTTCGCTCGGTGTCACCCTTGGCCGGAAGGCTATCCTCCTGCATTGTTTCGCCGGCTGCGATCAGGCGAGCGTGCTCGCTGCCCTCGCTCGAGAGGGGATCGAGACCTCAGCGCTATTCTCAGGCTCTTCTGACGAATTTCCGATCCAGCCGAGCTATTCCAATAAGCCATCAGCTGCAGCGCTCCGTATCTGGCGCGATGCCCGGCCGCTGCAGCGAACTCCTGCCAAGGTATATCTCGAAGGGCGCGACATCCTCGCCACGTCCCATGCACTAAGGTTTCACCCGCGCACACCGCTTGGTCCGAAGGGGCGCGCCCGCTTCCTGCCAGCGATGATCGCTGCGGTCAGCCTGGACGAGGGACCGATTGCCGTTCACCGGACATTCCTGTCGCATTCCGGCCATACCCAGGCCTCGTTTGCCAAGCCGAAACGCGCACTGGGGTCACTCGGCGAGGCGGCAGTACGTCTGTTCGCACCCGCCGAGGGAAGGCTCGGTCTCGCCGAAGGCATTGAGAGCGCGATGTCGGCCTATGCGCTCACCGGGATCCCGACGTGGGCAACGCTGGGCAATGAACGCTTCGGGCTGGTTGCCATTCCGGAGAGCGTGAGCGACCTCCATCTCTTCGTCGATCACGATGCTGGCGGCGACCTTGCAGCTGAGCGTGGGCGAGGTGCTTATCTCCGTGAAGGGCGGCATATCCAAGTCCGGCGGCCCAATTCACGCGGGACCGACTGGAACGACGAACTCCAGTCATGGCTTCGCCGCAAGGCGTGCCGATAA
- a CDS encoding DUF5818 domain-containing protein encodes MNTNRKRISGRLEHLPRGAAIVTDAGDHWVLEGYEPSNDDFGFEVTAEGIVVGFDRLRVEWLGQVPA; translated from the coding sequence ATGAACACGAATCGGAAAAGGATCAGCGGACGGCTCGAGCATCTCCCGCGCGGGGCAGCGATCGTGACAGATGCAGGCGACCACTGGGTTCTGGAAGGCTACGAGCCATCGAACGATGACTTCGGTTTCGAGGTCACTGCCGAGGGTATCGTTGTGGGCTTTGATCGCCTTCGAGTTGAGTGGCTAGGCCAAGTGCCAGCGTAG
- a CDS encoding tyrosine-type recombinase/integrase, whose translation MALSEIQIKNAKAAERPYKLADGEGLFLLVKGNGSKLWRLKYRYRGKEKLLSFGAYPDVGIAAARELKTLAKAALAEGKDPMVHKPGRDFEPERTFKAVAEMWHKNRKTSLDPAHAKRVWSRMERDVFPVLGERLMHEITPPEVLGVIRNIEERGALDISRRAKQSIGQVFQFAIASGLCEGDPTAHLRGALKPRPRVKHMAKLPLAQLPEFINKLDQYNEEGERRSEITRAALTFALLTWVRTKELRFAKKHEFEDLDGNSPLWRIGPDRMKMHREHIVPLSMQAASLAKDMIACSQSDYVFPGQKRGVPLSENTMIYGLYRLGYHGRQTVHGFRGLASTWANEQLVEVGQPPMWIRKYHEDWVELQLAHSEENEVRGAYNAAEYLAPRRAMLQDWANFLDAMRGNTDNVAILRAA comes from the coding sequence ATGGCTTTGAGTGAGATTCAGATCAAGAATGCGAAGGCGGCAGAACGACCCTACAAGCTTGCCGACGGTGAAGGGCTATTCCTCCTCGTAAAAGGGAACGGTTCGAAGCTTTGGCGCTTAAAATACCGCTATCGCGGGAAGGAGAAGCTGCTTTCCTTTGGTGCTTACCCTGACGTCGGAATCGCGGCTGCGCGTGAGTTGAAGACGCTTGCAAAGGCTGCCTTGGCCGAAGGCAAGGATCCGATGGTCCACAAGCCTGGTCGAGATTTCGAGCCAGAGAGAACCTTCAAAGCTGTTGCTGAGATGTGGCACAAGAATCGAAAGACCAGCCTCGATCCAGCTCATGCGAAGCGTGTCTGGTCTCGAATGGAACGGGACGTGTTTCCAGTATTGGGCGAAAGGTTGATGCACGAGATCACCCCGCCTGAAGTTTTAGGCGTGATCCGCAATATTGAAGAACGGGGCGCTCTGGATATCAGTCGGCGTGCGAAGCAGAGCATTGGCCAAGTTTTTCAGTTCGCCATCGCGAGCGGCCTTTGCGAAGGGGACCCCACGGCTCATCTTCGCGGCGCTCTGAAGCCGCGCCCTCGAGTAAAGCATATGGCCAAACTGCCGCTCGCTCAGTTGCCAGAGTTCATAAACAAGCTGGATCAATACAACGAAGAAGGGGAGCGACGCTCCGAAATCACTCGCGCAGCGCTCACCTTCGCACTTCTGACATGGGTTAGAACGAAAGAACTTCGTTTCGCCAAGAAGCACGAGTTTGAGGATCTAGACGGAAACTCTCCGCTTTGGCGCATCGGCCCTGATCGAATGAAGATGCACCGTGAACATATCGTACCATTGTCAATGCAAGCCGCTTCGCTCGCCAAGGACATGATCGCATGTTCTCAAAGTGACTATGTGTTTCCCGGCCAGAAGCGTGGAGTGCCGCTATCCGAAAACACCATGATCTATGGTTTGTATCGTCTGGGCTATCACGGTCGGCAGACTGTTCATGGCTTCAGAGGTCTTGCGAGCACATGGGCCAATGAACAGCTTGTCGAAGTCGGCCAACCGCCAATGTGGATCCGAAAGTACCATGAAGACTGGGTCGAGCTTCAGTTGGCTCATAGCGAGGAGAACGAAGTTCGCGGGGCCTATAATGCCGCAGAGTATCTGGCGCCCCGTCGCGCGATGCTTCAAGATTGGGCCAACTTCCTCGATGCGATGCGCGGAAACACAGACAACGTCGCGATTTTGAGAGCTGCGTGA